The sequence aaactctcagcatttccttgtgccgtatccctctatacccatcctatccatgtgtttgtcaagatgccttttgaaggccgttaatatatctgcttccacaacctcccctggcaacgctttccaggcactccccacccactgcgtaaaaagcctgcctcgcacatctcctctaaactcccatggaccgtaaacctatgccctctggtgactgacccctccaccctgagaaagagtgcctgaccatccactctatccatgcccctcataatcttgttgacctcgatcaggtcacccctcaacctccatctttctaatgaaaacagttcaagtctattcagcctccacatagctaacacactccagaccaggcaacatcctggtaaacctcctctgcaccctctccaaagtctccacatccttctggtagtgtggtgaccagaattgtgcggaatattccaagtgcggcctcaccaaggttttatacaactgtagcatgacttgccagtttttatactcaatgcccattcaacgaaggcaagcattctgtatgctttcttgactaccttgtccacttgtattgccaccttcaaagatctgtggacatgcacgcacagatctctctgactttctatattcccaaatgccatttacggtatatttttccttctatgttagacctaccaaaatgtattacctcacatttatccggattaaacccCATTTACCATTTTGCTGCCCAAGTTTCCAACCTATCTGTAtactgctgtatcttctgacaatactcaatactatctgccactccttggtgtcatccgcaaacttactaatcagaccggctacattttcctccaaatcatttatatacaccacaaacaacagaggccccagcacagatccctatggaacaccactagtcacagccttccattcagaaaaacacccttctactgctaccctttgccttctgtgaccgagccagttctgtatccatcttaccacctcacttctgatcccgtgtgacttcacctttgtaccagtctgccatgaggcaccttgtcaaaggttttactgaagtccatgcaaacAACATCCTCCCCTTATCAATGatcttttgtcacctcctcaaaaaactcgatcaagttagtgaggtacgacctccccttcataaaaccatgttgtctaTCGCTtgtgagtccatttgtttccaaatggtataaatcctgtccctgagaattctctccaataatttacctacttaTGTTTCCTTCTATGTGGAGGCTcattggcctatagtttccagaatTATcattgctacctttcttaaacagcggtaccacattagctagtctccagtcctctgggatctcacctgtagccaatgaggatataaagatgtcagtcaagcccccagcaatttcctcccttgcttccctcagtactctggggtaaatcccatccagcccaggagacttatctaccttaatatcttttaaaagacccaaacctcctcctttttgatgttacCTTGATCCAGACTGAGCAcgtaccctacccaagaatcatcttccacaaagtttctttctttggtgaacactgatgcaaagtacacatttagtacctcgcccatttcctctggctcaacccacagattcccccccactgtccttaagtggtccaatcctttcactggccactctcttgctttttacatatgaataaaaagctttgggattcaccttaatcctatttgccaaggacctttcatgacccctcctaatttcccgcttcagtaccttcctactttctttatactcaagggttttgactatcCCCAACTTCTTgaccgtacaaaagtctcctttttctttttgacgaggttcacaatatccctcgttatccaaggctccctaaacttcccatacttatccttattTATCTCAGGAACGTGATTTTCCTGAATCggaatcaactgtcgcttgaaagactcccacatgtctgatgttgatttactatccaacagccacacccaatccaaattcttcaattcctgtctggttatcgtaatttgcctttccccagtttagcaccttaacccttatccctgtccaaaagtacaCTAAAAcatacagaattgtggtcactactcccaaaatattCCCCTACTTAAATCTcaacctgtccaggctcattctccaataccagatccagtattgccccttccctagttggacgatCTACAgattgcatcaagaaggcttcctggatacaccttacaagctctgccccatccaagcaacaatgctaactactgtgccagccCATGCAAGTACAGTACCTGCAGTTGCCAGTACAAAAGGAGGTGGTATTCTCTCCCAGCATCTGCTCTAGCTATCGAGTCCACCTACGAAGGAAAACTCTGACTCTTCAACTTTCAAAGCCATcggcggcagtggttagcactcacagtgccagggaccccggttcaattctggccttggttgactgtgtggagtttgcacattctccccgtgtctgcgtgggtttcctccggacgctccagtttcctcctacagtccaaagatgtgctggattggccgtgctaaaattgcccgttagtgtccaaagatgtgcaggttcgatgtggagttatgggaatagggcaggggagtgggcataggcaggatgctctttcagaaggttgatgcagacttgatgggccaaatggcctccttctgcactgtagggattctatgagtcatGAGATTGTATGATCGCTGCTGCTAAACTGAAGCTCAAGTTTCAACCCCTTCACTTCAGAAAGAAGGAATTCAAGTAACAGACCGGCAATGATATCTCAGAGACTGATTTGAAATATCATCTCTGTATCTTATTTCCTTTATCTGCATTTTAATCTTTGTTTCTGTATTTTAGTTAATAGCTTTATCACTCTTAAGTAACTTTAGTCAGTAGTTTTGTCATGAACCAATGTTTTGTCTTGTTTCACAATAAAGCTTGGCTGCtgtgttatttttaaattaaatcacTCAGGAATTAAAAGGGGgaattatatacacacacatatacacacacacacatatacacacacacacatacacacatatacacacacacacatatacacacacacacatatacacacacacacacatatacacacacacacatacatacacacacacacacacacacacacacacacacacatacacacacacatacacacacacacatatacacacacacacatatacacacacacacatatacacacacacacatatacacacacacatatatatacacacgtacatatatatacacacgcacatatatatacacacgcacatatatatatatacacacacatatatatatacacacacacatatatatatacacacacatatatacgcacacacacatatacacacacacatatacacacacacacacatatacacacacacatatacacacacacacatttacacacacacacatatacacacatatatacacacacacacacacatatacacacacacatacacacacatatacacacacatatacacacacacacacatacatatatatacacacacatatatatacatacacacatatatacacacacacatatatacacacacacacatatatatacacacacatatatatacacacatatatatacacacacatatatacacacacatatatacacacacatatatacacacacacatatatacacacacacatatatacacacatatatatacacacacatatatacacacacacatatacacacacacatatacacacacacatatatacacacacatatacacacacacacatacacacacacacatatatacacacacatatacacacacacacatatatatatatacacacatatatacacacatatatacacacacatatatacacacacatatatacacacacatatatatatacacacacatatatacacacatacatatatacacacacatacacacacacatatatacacacacacacatatacacacacatagatacacacacatatatatacacacacatatatatacacacacatatatacacacacatatatatatacacacatatatacacacacacatatatacacacacatatatacacacatatatatacacacacacatatatacacacacatatatacacacacatatatacacacacatatacacacacacacatatatacacacatatatatacacacacacatatatatacacacacatatatatacacacacatatatatacacacacgtatatatacacacacatatatatatacacacacatatatacacacacacacacatatacacacatatatatacacacacacatatatacacacacatatatatacacacatatatacacacacacatatatacacacacacatatatatatacacacatatatacacacatatatatatacacacacatatatacacacacatacacacacacatatatgcacacacatatatacacacacatatacacacacacatatatatacacacacatatatatacacacacatatatatacacacacatatatatacacatacatatatatacacacacatatatatatacacacacatatatgcacacatatacacacacatatacacacacacatatacacacacatatatacacacacatatatacacacacgtgtgtatatatatatatatatacacacacatatatacacacacatatatacacatatatatacacacacatatatacatacacacaatatacacacacatatatacacacatacatatatacacacatacacacacacatatacacacatatatacacacacacacacacatatatacacacacacacatatacacacacacacacatatatacacatacacacacatatatcacacacacatatatacacacacacacatacacactcttagCTCATAGACCAGTGAGGAAACACCTTTTATGTGTTTGTGACAAGTGAGAGTGCAGATATGAAGGGGGAGAACCAATCTGTCGCAAAGGTGTGTAATGGCAATATCTGATTCAGTGTTTTTATCGCTTTGGCGACCAAACTATCATCCAGCAGAAATATATTATTCAACGAGGAGCACAAATAAAAAGCATCATTACGAATGTAAGTTAGGAGCACACTTGTGTACACATCCCGGAAACTAGTGGTCATGGAAGATATATTgaaggctctgctgctgcagaggaatacattcacctgaggaaggagcagtgctccgaaagcttgtgtttgaaacaaacctgttggactttaacctggtgttgtaagacttcttactgtgcagagGAATACTAACAAGGATGTTGATAATCAGGTCTGAAAGATTAAATTTGCAAGTCGATACAATCTGCATTGCATatgaaaattatatatttttgaaaGAGTAGGACTAAAAATAGACCGGGGGGAAATCTTGATTTAATAAACCCACACACAGCAGGGAGGCTGGTAGTGGTTTGGGAACCCATTCGCAATTGATGCAAGCTTTGTTTTGGATCTTTAATgtggagacttcttactgtggatcTTTAAGTCAGCCATGGCATGACCACCCCATTTTCGGTTTTCCTGGACAATCAGAGAGGGCAGCAGGAGTCTCAACAAATCTGTCAAAGGAAGGACTTCAAGTTAAAAGGGTTTTAAATAACTGAAATGTACACGAATTCCTGTGACGTTAACTACTACAGGTCAAGGAGACCTGGGAAAGGTACGGGCCTGGAGACTCCTTGAGGTCCTGGTGAGGGATCTGAAGGTGATATTTACCAAGGGCAGGAGGAAGTGACCAGCTTCTCCAACTTAATAGGTATGGATGGAAAAGGCCTAGGAAGTAAGCAGGGGTATGGCCCTCCAACTTAGAGCCAGTGCACCAAGAGGTTCAAGGATCGAAGAAGCCACAAGTGAGTGGCATACGCCTTTATGTGCCAAGGCCCACACGTGTTTGCCAACATTTTATTTGCCACTCCTCAGAACACACCTTGCAGCTACACTCATTCCTCTCTCTCCAGGCATTCAATCCCAATACCCTCACATTCACAATGTTGCTTTCCCTCCTCTCCACACAATCTATTTCTCACTCATAACTCTGTGCTTTCTCTCCTTCCTGGAATGCAAAACTTCAGGGGAGAGGCAGAAAATAAGTGCGGAGGCCCTACAATGACAGTCACCTTGTCAGCCGATATCAAAGCACGTCCTCCTGCTCCATTGGGAAGGAGGTCATGGTGCAGGAGGCTGCAAATATCAGCAATGACCTGCCATGAAATCCTCAACTCTCCTGAGATACCGGTACTCAGACATGTCGAGAGCTAATCTTCTGCTTGTAGATCCAGTAGTGTGGGTCTTGCTTTCTTTGACCAATATCGCGCGTCCAGGCCCACTGTCCCGTGGAGTGGCATGTGGCTGAGTGGAAGGcagctggtgttgctcctgctgTGCTGGGGCTGTTGGTTTTGCTGCTCCTCTTGTTCCTCATCAGAGTTTTACGGTAGAGCTGTATAAGCTGCTCCCATGTTGCAATGAAGGATGACAGCAGAGAAGTGCGGATCAAAGTGAGTGAAGGTAGGTGAACTGACTTCCAAGAAGTTAGAAATCAACAGTTAAGCAGTGGGAATTGGCTCTCTGAAAGTGTTGGGAGCAGCAGACTCTCACCTAGTTATGGCTGTAACTCTTCCGTTTCGCTGTTTGAAGGCTTTCCGGCCTGTCAGTTTCACTAAAGCACTCTATGTACACTATCCTCGTTGATCATGGTGAGCTGCAGAGAGGTTGGGAAACATATCCGCTGGCATTTTAAAGCCAGAATGAAAAGTTACATTCAAAGTTAGTTGCTTGTTTGTGTACTATAAATTTCCTGACAGCTGCATGGGGGTTCCCTATCCACCTGCAAACACACCCATGTTAAACCTAAAGGCAGGCAGGATCATGTTGGGTTTCTGACCCGACGCTATTTTCCTCACGACCGAACCCAAGACCACATTCCCTTGCAGTTAAACCTCTGTCCATTGTTTCTGTGAATGACCAATTCATACAAATCACTGCATAATCAAACAGTGGCAAAAGATGATGACTATACTTGTTATATTCTGTTTGTttatgttcttttttaaaattaagtcatACAAGTAGTTAGAACTTGCTATTTTCAAATGTTGACATAAGTGGGTTAACAGACTGGGCGATGGCTAAATTCAGCTACTCTGGTAAATGAGCCAATAAAGGGAAATACTTgcaaaaaaacaacaaaatgtCACAACCTGCAGGATCTAAGTTCTATCGGGTTTTCAGGCTGCCTGTCGACTTAAAAGCCATGTTTATAAATTTGCAATGCCAATAAATCGATCTCCATGGATTGGACATTCACATTAATAAAGTATAATTTTGCATCATGAAGGTCATAGAAAGGCTATTTTATCCTGTCCTTTGCTTAACAAGCAACAAATGTGTAGTTTGTAGTGTTTGCTAGATTTTACAAGTGTCTTAGCATGATCATTCACTGAACCAGAATGTGGTTTAGAGAGTCTGCTCTATAATGTAAGTAACCTATCTGAACAAAACCCCACGTCTTGAAAGGCTCCATGCTGCAAACCTCACCTTGACTCTGACGTACTTCATGGCTTCTGTGCATTCTATCTGTGAATAAATCTGAATATTGATTTTAGCCTATATGCTTTAATTTGATGTTGTGGTGTTTTTCCACTTTTCCAAAGTAACAGGGATAATATTGTGGGCGCCTCATGATCGACAGTCGGTGATATCAAATAAAAAAGTAGGGGTTAAAGTTGCAAATAATCTCTCAGACACAGTAGGATTCATAGGAGACTGGACCAGCTATTGGAATTTGCTTTCTTCATTAAAAACAGAGCGCAAATGTTTGGGATAAAATcaacattgggattctctgttcccgccatggcgaccccccacccccacgggtttcccggtggtgagagatggcttcaatggcaaatcccattgacaagggacagcacggtagcatggtggttagcataaatgcttcacagctccagggtcccaggttcgattcccggctgggtcactgtctgtgtggagtctgcacgtcctccccgtgtgtgcgtgggtttcctccgggtgctccggtttcctcccacagtccaaagatgtccgggttaggtggattggccatgctaaattgcccgtagtgtaaggttaatggggggattgttgggttacgggtatagggtggatacgtgggtttgagtagggtgatcattgcacggcacaacatcgagggccgaagggcctgttctgtgctgtactgttctatgttctaagtggcggGAGTagggaatcccgccaccagcaaatggcaTGCCACCGAGAAATATACggctggaggaccggagaattcaggcctATATCTGGCACACCGTAGTAATGTCCACTCCAAAGTCAGGGGTTACTGAATTGTTTTCACCCATAATTTTCTTTTGAATGTTTTGCTTTATTTATGCCAGGAATAAATGCAAGTACTTTCGCTTTTTTCGAGTGTGTTTGTTATCTAGAATTATGCCGTTTCTTACCAAGTGAACTCGGCCAGGAGAAAACCTGGTTAACCACCAATAATTTCCATTCTTTTTTGTAACCTACTGATTTAGTATGCTATGTATTCCAAGAACAATTAATATCAAAGTACTCAGCCTGTGTAAGATGTTCtactgtttaataaatattttacatGTAAATCACATTTTACTGTAAAACACTAATATGTACCAATTTATCATACCACGTGGAAAAGGACCCCATATATTTTTGTTTTTCGATTGTAGAAAAAGCATGTACAATTTGCATTGGAAACATAAATGTTGGCCACGATCACAATAAAAAAGCTAATGTCTTAAGGTAAAGGATGAAGTCATTTTGAATGCAAGTGTTTTATGTGGAGCGTTTTCCATTTCTCATAAGAATCGTACTGCTCCCAAAGTTTTAATATCCAGTTACAACTGAAGGTCTCTACAACCAAGACATCATGCTACAGTCCTCATTGATGGCCATGTCATTAAAATGATTCGGGATTTTCAGCAAATAGCAGGAAATTAGCTTAAAAGATTGTTAACCTTTGAATTCAAAAGTTGATTCGAGCATTGCAGTTAAAAGAAACATAGATGAAACATAAAGTCAGCCAACAATTCACAGACCATACAAAacaaaattcattctctgcaacAGTCCATCTGTTGCTATGGAAATACTCAAGCAGCTAAATGCTTGTTCGTGGGGAAGATCACTCCATTGTGGGGTTACTGGAGAATATTATCCACAGAAATAGATTGCAACTATACACACCATCTGTTcaaatgtgaattttaaaataaagtcattttttttcccctttgaaTGCACTGGATCATCTTATGTTCTGTGGAAAATCCACATTTAAGAAAATAGTATAAAAGCTCATACAACTAACCCCAACAGATGAACTGTATTGTCCGGCAAACTTTAATACTGTCATTACAAATTTAAGGCACCTTAGATCATATGCTTGTTACTTTCAGTATAAACCAGAAAACCTCAACACGCTGTGATAGACAATCTGAGTAAACCAACCCACAACGCGCAGGTTCATTTTCTTTTGTTATTATTTTTCTCTTCAGGATTTTGTTTCAATAATAGCATAAAGTGCATCAGCAACATGATAAAGATTCAACTGCAGTTTCCATAATGGGCATTTTTATGCTAATATGTGTCATTGACTCGGCATGTGTTCTTCGCTATACTTGTTAAATTGCTGGCCCCTGCCATCACAAAACAAGCCGATTCGAATTTTGTTTCCTTTACAGAACAAAGTTTGCGATCACCTACATGTTGCTTTAATATGGCAGAATCTAATGGAGATTCAGGTGGAACCATCCCATCGTTTCTGAAGCCAGTTGCACTACAATCAACCCCCTTATCACTGCACACAAGGGGGAGGGGCCTGTCACTGGAAGTATGTTTTGCTGCACTGCTTCCCTTTTGATGCTCATCTTCCTCATTGATTTCCTTATCATATAATTTTCCAATGTTCTCATAAATGTCAGATACTACACTTGTTGCCACATCATTCCTGGGATGTGCATTATGGGCTCCATAAACTTCAGAACAATCCATGCCCTGGCGGGAACAGCTAGGCAGGGAAGAGGGAGCCCCCTCCCCATTATAAACAGAGAAAGGTATCACTGAATACTGATTACCACAGTCTTGGTAAAAGCAACAATCATGCAGACTGCTGTCATACTCTTTGGCAATCCGCAGTCGCTTCCTATAGGTCAATTCCTGTGTTCCGAACCAATCATTAGGTGGCGTCTCCCCAAAAGAGCAGGCAGACAAATACCAGTCATTCTGCATTTCTCCTCGAATCCGTTTCAGCAAGTTGTTGATCAGCACTGAACGTCGCAGAAACACTTCTGGATCTTCAATAAACCTTAGTTTTTCCAGTGATAAACGGAGTATGTGGGTGCGATCCTCAGGGACGGCCAAGGTCCGCACCTAAACCAAAGAAATAAGTCAACAAATAGCGCAAGGAACCATTCTCTACAAAATGGCAATGCTGAAACTGCTGGGCTTACGATCATTCCTACACCTATATTCATTAAACAAATTTAAGCTATTTCTTTTGAACAATTCAATTACAGTTGAGGTCAAATATATTAATTCAGCATCAACCAATCATGGACATCTATATAAACTCCAAGGTTTTTCTGCAACAGTGGGTGGAAGAGAGAATCGATaaatactgtcatgtgagagtgcctttaagaaatgggtgtttataaatgggtatgtatataaatatctgtagtgagaatacctttaagaaatgggtgtttaccactatagtgatgtcagagagtgggtggagctgggctgtctgtcagcattttactttcattttaggctgctgcagggtgtgttttagttttgttttcagaactggatagctgcagtcacagccagaaggtgtattagagtctctctctgtaatctaaagactgtaaatcgatcctgatgatttaaaactaataacagttgtGACTTTAatatgatgtgcttctggtaaaaggtgttttaacaTCTtatggattatcatagaatttacagtgcagaaggaggccattcggcccatcgagtcttcaccggctcttggaaagagcaccctacccaaggtcaacatctccaccgtatccccataacccagtaaccccacccaacactaagggaaattttggacactaagggcaatttatcatggccaatccacctaacctgcacatctttggactgtgggaggaaaccggagcacccggaggaaacccacgcacacacggggaggatgtgcagactccgcacagacagtgacccaagccggaatcgaacctgggatcctggagctgtgaagcaattgtgctaaccacaatgctaccgtgctgatgttaaaatgaaagcttaatggattacttagtgttgtattctttgggggttgtatttgaattaatggttgctaagatgttcactgtatgtttcaaaaaaggttaacttgagttcacagaataaacattgttttgctttttaaattattttccatttctgctgtaccacacctg comes from Scyliorhinus canicula chromosome 1, sScyCan1.1, whole genome shotgun sequence and encodes:
- the LOC119973803 gene encoding SERTA domain-containing protein 4-like isoform X1; the protein is MTLVISMSRLCDLPTEEPSDIPEYVPVWEESFSKTTASSHQTKYGEPTGQSATAAESPCKGISNLLTTSKIAYFKRKYVEDGDLHPPAHTCCQRVRTLAVPEDRTHILRLSLEKLRFIEDPEVFLRRSVLINNLLKRIRGEMQNDWYLSACSFGETPPNDWFGTQELTYRKRLRIAKEYDSSLHDCCFYQDCGNQYSVIPFSVYNGEGAPSSLPSCSRQGMDCSEVYGAHNAHPRNDVATSVVSDIYENIGKLYDKEINEEDEHQKGSSAAKHTSSDRPLPLVCSDKGVDCSATGFRNDGMVPPESPLDSAILKQHVGDRKLCSVKETKFESACFVMAGASNLTSIAKNTCRVNDTY
- the LOC119973803 gene encoding SERTA domain-containing protein 4-like isoform X2; the protein is MTLVISMSRLCDLPTEEPSDIPEYVPVWEESFSKTTASSHQTKYGEPTESPCKGISNLLTTSKIAYFKRKYVEDGDLHPPAHTCCQRVRTLAVPEDRTHILRLSLEKLRFIEDPEVFLRRSVLINNLLKRIRGEMQNDWYLSACSFGETPPNDWFGTQELTYRKRLRIAKEYDSSLHDCCFYQDCGNQYSVIPFSVYNGEGAPSSLPSCSRQGMDCSEVYGAHNAHPRNDVATSVVSDIYENIGKLYDKEINEEDEHQKGSSAAKHTSSDRPLPLVCSDKGVDCSATGFRNDGMVPPESPLDSAILKQHVGDRKLCSVKETKFESACFVMAGASNLTSIAKNTCRVNDTY